CTCTAGGTTCAAGGCTTTTGAGGCGATTTTTAATTCCCTCAATCCCTCCTAAAACCACACCATTAACAGGAGGTGGTGCATCTCCACCAAGCACTGCGTCAAATTCTCTGGGTTGATTTGGATTGTTGTTCATTTGGGCTACTGCTAAATTTATATCTGTAAAATTTTCATTCGTATAACGCCCGATAGCGAGAAGGGTTATATCCTTCATATGCCTTTTCTTGAGAATGAGCAATTAATAAACAATCAACCAGGGATGATTGTTTAATCTCCTGAATAAATTCTTCTGATACGTAGTTCTGAGCAATATTGAGAGTATGTAGATTAATAACCGCTTCTGATTCAATCAAAGCGTTCAAACCTGTGTCTGTCAAATTTCCCATTGATAAATCTAGTACGTCAAGAGTTGCTAGAATGGGAGATTCAGCCATGAAAGTAGATTGTGCGATCGCATCGGCTATTGCATCAGCATAATCACTATGCAAACCTAAATAGCTTAATTTTGGAAATGATTCGCTAAAAAGTATCGGTTTGAGACTATCAATAGTATGATCGGAACTATGTTCAGAAGATCTACCCATCCATAAATCAAAATACTCTAACGCTGGTAAATCGAGCAAACAAAGGCGATAAATTGCTACATCACTGATATTTGCTGTTTCAATAATTAAAGTTTTCAAATTATTATGTTGTAGTTTTTCACATTCAAGTTCGTTGCAGCAAGCACGAATATGTAGTACTTCTAGGTTAGGACAAGCTTGCAATATTAAACTTATATCCCCTACCCCTATATAAGATTTTTTGTAGTAATTATCTCGACAATCACCTATATATAAAGCTTTCAGATTGCTTAACTGCTGACGTGCTTCATAAAGAGTATCAACGTAACTGTAAAAATCGGGGCTGATTTCGTAATAACAGTCGTACCCAGATAAATGACAAATTAAAGCTTCAATTTGATTAACTTGTGGGTCTTGCAATAATAACTTTAGTTGTTCAAGAGTTACTATATAGGCTGTCTCAGATGGATTAACGATACCAGTATGAGGATTAAATTTTTCGGCTGTCCAATCATTTAAAGTTGGAAAAAATAACCCAGGCTGACATCCTAAAAGCGCTTGCTTTCCTTTATCTTCTGTTTGTTGCAATAGTTCAACGGCAATTTTATGAATTTTATGTGAGGAATCCTGCAATGCATCAATCACGAACTCTAAACCTGTATCTCCATAATTTAATGCATCAGTAAGTGCAGCAACCTGTAACTCAAAAAACCCACTTTTGAAACGACTCTTGACTCCTGCAATTCCTCCTAGCACTGCACGACTATCGGGTGCATCTCCACCAATTACTGCGTCAAATTCTCTCGGTTGATTTGGATTGTTGTTCATGTTGGCTAGTGCTAATTTGTGCTAATAAGGTGGGCAATGCTAAAATTTGTTTTAAAAGTAAATCGTATATATTACTCATGCAAAGCAGAGTATCTTGATGCACTACATCCTCTTTCCACCTCACTTTCTTGTTCATATGCAATCACCTGACAGTTAAGTTGTAACAATCGTTGAACCATACCTTCTGATACGCAGTTATTAGAAATATTGAGGGTATGAAGCTGATTGATTGCTGGACAGTTTAACAAAGCTTGTGCGCCGCGATCGCTTAAATTACCCATTGATAAATCCAGCACTAAAAGGCGTTCCATAATTGGAGACTCCACTATTTCCTCTGTAAGTAAATCAGTAAATTCACTGCTACGAAGTCCCAAATAAGCTAAGTTTGGGAATTTTTTGCCACCTAAAATTGATGTCAACACATCCATAACAAATGTTGAGTGGCGTAGCTGTCTACCAAACCATAATTCTAGGTATTCTAGATTTGGTAATTCCAAAGCGCAAATTTGAGCAAAATTGTCAGAATTAATATCTGCGGTTTCTATAATTAGTGTTTTGAGATTTTCATGCTTGAAAGATTCGCATTCTAAGAGATATTGATAAAATTGACCTCGTACTTGTAGTAGTTGC
The genomic region above belongs to Calothrix sp. NIES-2098 and contains:
- a CDS encoding leucine rich repeat variant; translation: MNNNPNQPREFDAVIGGDAPDSRAVLGGIAGVKSRFKSGFFELQVAALTDALNYGDTGLEFVIDALQDSSHKIHKIAVELLQQTEDKGKQALLGCQPGLFFPTLNDWTAEKFNPHTGIVNPSETAYIVTLEQLKLLLQDPQVNQIEALICHLSGYDCYYEISPDFYSYVDTLYEARQQLSNLKALYIGDCRDNYYKKSYIGVGDISLILQACPNLEVLHIRACCNELECEKLQHNNLKTLIIETANISDVAIYRLCLLDLPALEYFDLWMGRSSEHSSDHTIDSLKPILFSESFPKLSYLGLHSDYADAIADAIAQSTFMAESPILATLDVLDLSMGNLTDTGLNALIESEAVINLHTLNIAQNYVSEEFIQEIKQSSLVDCLLIAHSQEKAYEGYNPSRYRALYE